The nucleotide sequence TTAGCATATGCAGGGATTTGTTTGATTGCATCAAGAAGTGGGATATtgatttttacttgtttaaatgtTTCCCACATATCATCTATTTTtggtccctttttcccataaggAAATTGGTTTGGGGACTCTAAAGCCTTGGGAAATGGAATACTATTAGTCTCCATATTCGTTTCCTcaaacttttcaactaccggtttttcaACATTTAACCCAACCCCAAAATTCACCGGAACTTCATTTACATTATTACTCAAATCATGTAAAATAGGAGACTTACCTGGACCATACTCGATTTCTGATTTCCTGGGAATTTTTACCTTGTTATCATATGCCTTTCCATTTCTTAAATTGCCCACCATGTTCACTTCATGTCCTCTTCTTTGTGATTCATGATTTGGGTTAAGCAATGTATAACTCGGAATTATATCTGATTCTCGTGTTGCCTTTTCctccgccacttgaccaatttgCTTACCCAATGCCGTAATTGACTTATTTTGAATTTCCAAAGTCTTCTTCATctcttccatgaatgactccatcctAGCATTTGTGCTTGAGGATTGATTTAGTTGATTATTTTGAGACAAGTTTTGGTTTTGATAGttatggttttggttttggttttgcctTTTGTATTGGTTGTTGTTTTGATTCGAGTAATGGTTATGGTGTTGGTTTGGTGCATTCATTGTGTTGTTGTTGTCCCAGCTAAAGTTTGGATGACTTCTCCACCCTGGGTTATAGGTGTTAGAATATGGATCATACTTCCGCCCTTGAACCTCGTTCACTTGCTCTTCTATCCCTAAGGGTATCCCCTTTTTGCAACCGTTTGCATAATGAGAAGCATCACCACATATCGAGCACACATCCTGAACCTGCACAAAATTAACACTACCACCCTGGTTCGGGTTGTTAAACATTGGAAGGAACATCTTTATCTCATCTAATTCCTTTTCTAAATTCCTAGTCGACCCTCCCGAGTTAGACACGTGTTTAACATGGGAAGGATTGTGAGTTTGCCGTGCaaccgaagcttgggtttttgaacccttgctcAATTGCTCAAAAATTGCCCATTCATCCTCACTACTTCGAGTCATAAACACACCACCAATAGCCGCTAATAGGAATTGTCTATTTTGcgagtcaagaccatcataaaaaaCTTTGACAAGTTCCCATTTCGGTATTTCGTGGTGGGGACAAGATCTAAGGAATTCCTTCAGACATTCGTATGCTTCATGAAAAAGTTCACCTGGCAATTGCCTAAAAGATTTTATTTGTATACGCATATCCGAAGTTTTACTTATGGGATAAAATTCCTCTAAAAACCGTTTTTTCATTTCCGCCCAAGTACTAATACTCCGGGCGGGTAAAGAGAGAAACCATCGTTTTGCCTTATCTTTAAGTGAGTAAGGAAATAATCGCAGACAtacctcatcatcagtgaaaccatttacctgattagtagcacatatcTCGTTAAGCtcagtgatgtgttcatatggttCCTCATTAGCCATACCCCGGTAGGTTGGCAAGATCGAAATGAGTTGAGGTCAGACCTCAAATCGTTGTGTGTTTCCTTCTGCCGGTGCAGGAAAAACAATGGGTGAGTGATCCTCAaaatcacccggttggtagtaggtATCTACCTCTCTTTGTTGTTTGGCCATCTCGTTTCGTTGATCAAAAACTTCCTCTTCAATATCGGAATCTGATTTAGGAGAGTTTGGCGGAACAATCGGATGTGGCTCTAGCTGTAGTTGAGTGGATGCTGAAAACACTGTCGAGCCCTTTAAGAttcttgtagcttttcgattagcttttgcgGATTTCTCAATTTCCGAGTCTAAAGGCTTAAGATTTTGATCTCCCgaactccgagtttgcatacactaacctgcacttcaacaaaaacaagaacaccaagcgtaaaactgacaaaaacaaaataaacaaaacactatttttggttttttattggttttataatttttatggttttttctaatttaacacgaaagcaataaaataagagcttgcaatcaagcgcacacctccccggcagcggcgccaaaaagggtcaaccaaaaatagcctaattactctactttagatagggtaagcaggattcgttccaccggaagttatggttaactagcaagcaatttcaagattggtTTGTTTGTTTGACTAAAAACTACTAAGATTAATCAACTACTTAAAACTTAAAACCTAAACTAAAGTGCAATTGAGAATATTGAAATATAAACAATGAGAGTAAAacctttatcctttcacaatcccaattTAACATATATTCATTCAAACAAGCGTTATGTTTACCAAATGTTGattaaatctcatagacaagacttcttaaATTCATTACTTCCATTATCTTGGGATTAAACTATGCAACCTAGACAATatgtctttatccctaatctaattaacactaaattgtatcaagaacacactgttaaatcacaataatttaacttgcaataacaaaacataaaacttgcattaatcaacaattgatttggttcacaatatcataatccaaaagtattaaaacatcacaaaccacataatcttgaatgaaatcatacatattttaattgttcatggaaaggataaagttaagaaaactagccaagcatgttggtgatgatgatcatggagtTTCTTGAAGATTGCATGATGAACAACACCTTAATCCTAACTTGAATCCTTGAAAAATGATGATTGGAGAGTGTTTTGATGTGCTTGGGAGTGATCTCTGGTGCAAAAACTGATGGAAAAGTCCCCCTTTTCGTAACCCTAATGCTTCCTTTATATAGGGGTTGGATAACTTGATCACAAAGCTAAAATTCGTATTTTCCGGCACCAAAATATTTGtattggcgtattttacgccaatcctggcgtattttacgccagtgTAATTTCAGCTTGGGCGTATTTTTACGCCAGAAAATGACTTTTGCACTGAAAGGACCTGAGAGATGGCGTATTTTATGCCAAGGGTGGCGTATTTTAAGCCAAGCCATAAAAACCAAAGTTGTAGCCTGCTAAAATATGGACGTCTGGGCATTTGAATCACCTCGATCGGAgctcgtatgctcaagttatggccAAAACCGTAACAGCGCGAATGAGACAACTTTTTCAGCATTTTCAGCATCTTTTATCTTCTTTTCTCCACAAACCTGAAATATACGAAACTATATCAAAGTAACTTATTTTTCACTTAAATGTAATCACTTTTATCATGTTTAAGTACAACCGATCGTGTCAAACAATGATCGATCACTCTGCGCTCTTTCGCGTAATCCAAATTGGTGCGCAGCCTTTCGTCATTTTCCTCTTTGCTGTATGATAGCACTCTCTCGGTTGGAATAGTAATCTCCACTGGGATTACTGCCTCAGAACCGTACACCAAGCTAAACGGCGTTTCTCCTGTGCTGTTCTTGTGCGTTGTTCTGTGTGCCCACAAGACTTTGGGCAATTCATCTACCCATCCTTTAGGCTTCATTCCCAACCTTGCTTTGATGGCATGCACAATATCTTGGTTTGTAACCTCACATTGACCGTTAGCTTAAGGGTGCGCAACAGAGGTGAAATTCTGCTTGATGTTCAAGTCTTGGCACCAGCTGTGGAAAGGGTTACCCTCAAATTGTGTGGCGTTGTCGCTGAAAATTTCGAAGGGTATTCCAAATCTACATACAATACTTTCCCAGAAAAAGTCTCGGATTCGCTTACTGGTTATGGTACACAGGGGTTTTGCTTTCACCCATTTGGTGAAGAAGTCGATAGAGACAACCAAATATTCTGTGTTCCCAGCGCCTTTTGGGAAAGGTCACGATATGGCAATAGCCCATTTACAAAATGGTCATGGCTAAGTGATAGGTATCATGGGACGTTGAGGCGCCCTACTAACTGGCGTGTGCAATTGACTTTCTTGGAAAATCCTTATTCTCTCGGCTGTGTCAACGTACATCCTCGGCCAATAATATCCCAGCCGCTTAATACTCTCAGTGACTATCCTGAATCCGGAATGCAACCCACAAGACCCCTTTATGAATCTCATCAATGATCGTTGCAGCTTCCTTGGGTCCCACGCATCGTAGGGTCGTGCCCATATAGGATTTTCGGTACAAGATGTCTCTTCGTAGTTCATAGTTTGGTGCTTTCACCCTGATCTTTGTTGCTTCTTTCTCGTTTTCTGGCAGGGACCCAGTTCACAGGAACTCTGTAATATCCATCATCCAAgtcttttcttcttcttcaactGATGCAACCGTTATCTCGGTCTCAGTAGATTTCTTGATAATATGTTCTACCAATATCTTCTTTTCCAAATGATTGAATGTAAGAGCCGCCAACTTACCGAGTACATCCGCTTGTTTGTTTTGACTTCTAGGTATTTGACTGATCTTGAAGTCGGTGAATGCATCTGCCAGGGAGTGAACCAAAGCCAAGTATGACTGCATGGATTTGTCGTTAGCATCGAACGTGCCATTTATCTGATTAGTGACTAATTGCAAGTCCACATAAGCTTGTAGCTTCTTTACTCTGATTTCTTTGGCTATCCGCTTTCCTGCTAGTAGCGCTTCAtattctgcctcattgtttgtTACTTTAAAGTTGAATCGCAGTGCATACATGTGCTTATCTTGATGCAGGCCTGTGAGGATTAAACCTGCTCCCGCGCCCTCAGAGCTTGCTGCGCCGTTGGTATATAGCTCCCATAATTCAGGGGAGGGCGCGGGGAGTTGTTCAGGATCATAGATTGCTGGCATATCAGCGGCTATCTCGGCCAGATAGTCTGCCATTACCTGACCCTTAATAGCGTTTCTAGCGCAATACGCGATTTCATGCTCTCCTAGCTCTATTGCCCATTTGGTCAATTTCCCCAATATTTCTGGCTTATAGAGCAGTTTCCGAATAGGTTGGTCGGTGAGCACCGTAATCGGGTACGCTTAAAAATACCTGCGTAAGCGGCGGGGGGTGATGACGAGCGCATATACCAGCTTTTCTATGGGGAGGTAGTTTAACTCACTTCCCGACAGTGCTTTACTGACGAAGTATATGGGCATTTGAGCGTCCCCCTGTTCAACGACAAGGACGGAACTAACGGCTTCTTTAGATACAGCAAGGTAATATATCAAAGTTTAGCCTGCGATGGGTGCCGTCAGTGTAGGGAGATTTTTTAGGAGCGCCTTTGGATACAGCAAGGTAATATATCAAAGTTTAGCCTGCGATGGGTGCCGTCAGTGTAGGGAGATTTTTGATTTTTGCGATGGGTGCCGTCAGTGAAAGAACAAAAGCGACCTTTCTGCGGCCTTGGATAGGAATCTCGTTAACGTGGCTAACTTCCCATTAAGGCTTTGAAATTTCTTTTTTGTTCTAGGAGAGGACATCTTTTCAATTGCCTCTATTTTCTTTGGATTCGCCTTGATTCCTTGCGGAGTCACGATGTGCCCTAAGAAGtttccttcttcttccccaaagctGCACTTGGTGGGTTTAAACTTCATATTGATACTTCTGAGTGTGTTAAATGTTTCGAGGATATCGGCCAACAACTGTTCCTCACTATTGCTTTTGATGAAAAGGTCGTCAACGTATGCCTCCAGGTTGCGCCCAATTTGCTTAGCGAACGCTGTATAAATGGTGCGCTGATAGGTAGCACCTGCATTCTTCAATCCGAAGGGCATCTTGGTGTAGCAATATATCCCTTGGTCTGTGAGGAATGGAGTTTTctcttcatcttcttcagccaTTTGATTTTGGTGATATCCTTTCTAAGCATCCAAAAAACACTTAAAACTGAAACCAGCAAGTGACTCTACTTTCCATTCTATCTCTGGTAATGGGTATTTATCTTTGGGGCACGCcttgttaatatatttaaaatcgaTACAGAGTCGCCATGTCCCATCGGACATCGCCACCAAGACGGGGTTGGCTACCCATGTTTAGTAGTTTTCTTTGCGAAGGATGTTAGCTTTAACCAGCTTGTCGACTTCTCTGCGCGACCACTCACTTCTGTCGAGCGCCATTAGCCTCTTCTTCTGCTTGATAGGAGTCAGATTCGTGCTAGCATTGAGGTGATGCTGCGCTATCTCCCGAGGCACTCCAGTCATGTCTGCGTCGCGCCAACAGAATACATCTGAattagagatggggatatttcttagTTTCTCTTTAGTTTCCTGCGTGAGACTTCCCCCAATCTTCACCTTTTGTTATGGGTACACATGGTTAACTACAACCCACCATTCTTTCACACCCTCTCTCTTCGGGAGGAATGTCCTTTTTGTCAGTAACAGATGCGCACAAAGCATTTAGCGGCATCAATTCGAGGGTGGTGATTCCTCGTTCTGTTGGAAACAGACCATCCCATGAATGGTGGAAGGTATAGCGCCAAACTTTTGAATGGAAGTTCCACCTATTATAGCGTTGTACTTGGAATACGAGCACACGACGCAGAATTCTACGCTCTCAGTGCGCTTTCTTAGCTTATTTTTACTGTCTCTCAGCTCCAACCTTAGGTCTAAAATTCTGATAGGCCATGTCAACTCTCCTAAGAACCCAGATAAGGCTGTGGTCGGGGGTTTGATGGTTTGCCTAATCGGTGTGGGCAATTGTTGGAAGAAATGTTCGTAAATGATGTCAACACTACTGCCATTATCCATCTGAAGGCGCTTCACTCCATGACCAGACTCAGGTAAGTATCCCTGTACCACAATAGGTGCTCAGGAAGTGTTGAACGCTCGGACGGCAGGGAAGGATATCTTTGTTTTCTCTATACTTCCGCCAGCGCTCGATTTGCGCTTGGTTCCTTGTTGCTGTTGGCAGATGGCCATTGAGCGCACTTTATTCTTTCTTAACAGATACTTATAGAGAAAAAATAAGTGAGTAGTGGACATAAAGAGAAAAGGTTTATCAAAACCTTTTAATttggtgtcccacggatggcgccaaatgatcaatcaTAGAATAAATGTGTCGGGTTCGGTCCATACTTGTATTCAatgagggggatttaagggtcaattgagtttaactctccggtctgaaataccgtgaataacccctatgAGATGAGGATCTCAGCAGAGGTGGTTAAATATAGACCCACCATCGACGGGTTGCCCGGTTTCAGATGGATCACGCTAGGttgtagggtttatgttcatagaacgttacctgtaaATCGAGTGTCTAGTGAAGTGCTATGAGTCTGGTAGTGCGGGTAGAATGGCGCTCTGTAGGTAGCGCAGTTAGTTCGTACCTTAATACTAAAAATAGTATAGATGTGAATCCCAATGGATCATGTCTACTGCCTTGTGATTCGAGACCGTTATTTATAGCCATAGCACCATCTACCTATTGGTGGCACGTGTACCTTATTACTTTCTTCTCTGTAACTCCTAAATACTTAGAGGAGGGGACCAGGGAACAGTACATGTTACTTTTATGCTAGCTGTCTATACCTTCCACCTTTTTGCAGGGATCGTGGTTTGTACATGACACGTTGGCTCCATTCGGTGCGCTCTGGCCGTACCTAGCGCACGTTTACTTGCGCCTGGCGTGCCTAAGCGCTAGGGCTATGCACGCATGGTGTAAGTGTGATGCGCTACACGAgctaatcgggtatgcgtatcattattcGGTTAACATTATTTGAATTTTGAATTTGATAGGTAGTGAATTATCATTATCGATTTTTTCTGTTTTGTTGACGCGATTCTAATACAACGGTAAATTATTCATCTTAATTACATGCGTAAATTACTCCGCATATGTTCGAACAATGATAAGTTGGAATAGTTTATCATGTCTATAAGAATATTTTTAGGAAGGGATAGTATATATAGTTTAGAAAACCTTATATTTGGTAAAGCATTTATGTATACTTTTTAAGGTTGGTCCATAAAAATTGTTCACTTTTATTGAGTTTAAGATATATTAATGAATTATTTAATTTATCcttcatttaatattattataaagaataataattaattaattagttactaTATTTAATGTTAAATtttcaataataaaaaaaaattatctagTGATAGCCTTAAAGCTCTTTTTAAGAGAATCAAACacgcttcttttttttttttttttttttgaacagtagGAACTTTTTATTAAACAAAAACCAGGAGATACATGTTCATAGCATTGAAACTATGAACCTATTACAGACTGCACGAAATGAGGCAGAAAATACACGAGAATAGATAACATACACGAGAGACTAACTACTTAAACAAACACTGAGCGTTGCTAAGAGAGCAACTACAAAAACTAACTA is from Rutidosis leptorrhynchoides isolate AG116_Rl617_1_P2 chromosome 10, CSIRO_AGI_Rlap_v1, whole genome shotgun sequence and encodes:
- the LOC139870633 gene encoding uncharacterized protein, giving the protein MANEEPYEHITELNEICATNQVNGFTDDEVCLRLFPYSLKDKAKRWFLSLPARSISTWAEMKKRFLEEFYPISKTSDMRIQIKSFRQLPGELFHEAYECLKEFLRSCPHHEIPKWELVKVFYDGLDSQNRQFLLAAIGGVFMTRSSEDEWAIFEQLSKGSKTQASVARQTHNPSHVKHVSNSGGSTRNLEKELDEIKMFLPMFNNPNQGGSVNFVQVQDVCSICGDASHYANGCKKGIPLGIEEQVNEVQGRKYDPYSNTYNPGWRSHPNFSWDNNNTMNAPNQHHNHYSNQNNNQYKRQNQNQNHNYQNQNLSQNNQLNQSSSTNARMESFMEEMKKTLEIQNKSITALGKQIGQVAEEKATRESDIIPSYTLLNPNHESQRRGHEVNMVGNLRNGKAYDNKVKIPRKSEIEYGPGKSPILHDLSNNVNEVPVNFGVGLNVEKPVVEKFEETNMETNSIPFPKALESPNQFPYGKKGPKIDDMWETFKQVKINIPLLDAIKQIPAYAKFLKDLRVQKWKLNASLPKKVKLTEKVSAVISGSLPPKFKDPGTPLISVTVGNVNVKKALLDLGASFNILPSSLVERYELGTLKQTDILIQLADRSFRTPRGMLENMIVKVEDFY